The Pseudomonas multiresinivorans DNA window CTTTCGCTACACAGCGCACTTCGCCCTCGGCGACCGCGCGGATGTAGTTGATCTTGCATTCCAGGGTGACGCTCTGCCGGTCGAAACCATGGGCGCTGGAGCAGGCCAGGCCCATGGTCATGTCCATCAGCGTGAAGAGCGCGCCGCCGTGCATGACGTTGCCGCGATTGCGCAGGTGCTCGGCCATCGGCAGCAGCACCTCGGCTTCGCCGTCGGCGACACGGATCGGCTGCACGCCAAGGGTGTCGCTGAAGCGGCTGATCATCAGCTCGCGGGCGGGCATCTCGCTCATGGACCTTCCTTACTTCTTCTTCAGTTGCTTGGCGTTGGCGAACAGCGAGGCCATGGCGTTGTTCGCCGGGGCCTTCTCCTGCTGGCGCGGAGCGCTGCGTTCGCCACGCGGCGCGCCGTTGCCGGGGCGGCCGCCGCCACGCGGGCCTTCGACCTTCTCGCCGGGGGTGTCGCCCATGCGCATGGACAGGCCGACGCGGTTGCGCGGGATGTCCACTTCCATGACCTTCACCTTGACGATGTCACCGGCCTTGACCACTTCGTACGGGTCCTTGACGAACTTCTCCGACAGCGCGGAGATGTGCACCAGGCCGTCCTGGTGGACGCCGATGTCGACGAAGGCGCCGAAGTTGGTGACGTTGGTCACCACGCCTTCGAGCACCATGCCGGGGGTGAGGTCCTTCAGGCTCTCGACGCCTTCCTGGAATTCGGCGGTCTTGAACTCCGGGCGCGGGTCGCGGCCGGGCTTGTCGAGTTCCTTGAGGATGTCGGTGACGGTGGGCAGGCCGAACTGCTCGTCGGTGAACTTCTTCGGGTCCAGGCGCTTGAGGAAGCCCGAGTCGCCGATCAGCGAACGCACGTCGCGGCCGGTGTCGGCGGCGATGCGCTGTACCAGCGGGTAGGTTTCCGGGTGGACCGCGGAGGCGTCCAGCGGGTTGTCGCCGTTCATCACGCGGAGGAAGCCGGCGGCCTGCTCGAAGGTCTTCTCGCCCAGACGGCTGACTTTCTTCAGCTCGTCGCGGGTCTTGAAGGCGCCGTTGGCGTCGCGGTGCGCGACGATGTTCTGCGCCAGGGTGCTGTTCAGGCCGGAGATGCGCGCCAGCAGGGCGGCGGAGGCGGTGTTGACGTCCACGCCGACGGCGTTCACGCAGTCTTCCACCACCGCGTCCAGGCTGCGCGCGAGCTGCAGCTGGGACACGTCATGCTGGTACTGGCCGACGCCGATGGACTTCGGTTCGATCTTCACCAGCTCGGCCAGCGGGTCCTGCAGGCGGCGGGCGATGGAGACGGCGCCGCGCAGCGACACGTCCAGCTCCGGGAATTCCTTGGCGGCCAGCTCGGACGCCGAGTACACCGAAGCACCGGCCTCGCTGACCATGATCTTGGTGCACTTGAGCGCCGGGTATTTCTTGATCAGCTCGGCGGCCAGCTTGTCGGTTTCGCGGCTGGCGGTGCCGTTGCCGATGGCGATCAGCTCCACCTGATGCTTGGCGCACAGCGCGGCGAGCACGGCGATGGTCTGGTCCCACTGGTTCTTCGGTACGTGCGGGTAGACGGTGGCGGTGTCCAGCAGCTTGCCGGTGGCATCGACCACGGCGACCTTCACGCCGGTGCGCAGGCCCGGGTCCAGGCCCAGGGTGGCGCGCGGGCCGGCCGGGGCCGCCAGCAGCAGGTCGTGCAGGTTGCGGGCGAAGACGTTGATCGCCTCGAGGTCGGCGCCTTCGCGCAGCTCGCCCAGCAGGTCGGTTTCCAGGTGGGTGTAGAGCTTGACCTTCCAGGTCCAGCGCACCACTTCGGAGAGCCACTTGTCTGCTGCGCGACCCTGGTTGGCGATGCCGAAGCGCTCGCCAATCATGATCTCGCAGGGGTGCGAGGTGCCCGGCAGCTCTTCGCCGACCTTCAGGGCGACGCTGAGGATGCCCTCGTTGCGGCCCCGGAAGATCGCTAGTGCACGGTGCGACGGGGCGTTCTTCAGCGGTTCGTCGTGCTCGAAGTAGTCGCTGAACTTGGCGCCTTCGGTTTCCTTGCCCGGCACCATGCGCGCGGTCAGGGTGGCGTTGTCCTTGAGGAAGCTGCGCAGGCGGTCGAGCAGCGTGGCGTCCTCGGCGAAGCGTTCCATGAGGATGTACTTGGCACCTTCGAGCACGGCCTTGGTGTCGGCGAAGCCCTTCTCGGCATCGACAAAGCGCGCGGCTTCGGTTTCCGGGGTCAGGCTCGGGTCGGCGAACAGCGCATCGGCCAGTTCGCCCAGGCCGGCTTCCAGGGCGATCTGGCCCTTGGTACGGCGCTTCTGCTTATAGGGCAGGTAGAGGTCTTCGAGGCGGGTCTTGGTGTCGGCCAGGTTGATCTCGCGGGCCAGTTCCGGGGTCAGCTTGCCTTGCTCCTCGATGCTGGCGAGGATCGCGCCACGGCGCTCGTCCAGTTCGCGCAGGTAGCGCAGGCGCTCTTCGAGCATGCGCAACTGGGTGTCATCCAGGCTGCCGGTGACTTCTTTCCGGTAACGGGCGATGAAGGGGACGGTGGAGCCTTCATCGAGCAGGGCGACGGCAGCGGCGACTTGCTGCGGTTGAACGCGGCCGGAGGGCAGTGCGGAAAGCTCTTCGGCGATACGGGTGTTGATGCTGTCCATGAATCCACCTGACAAAACAATCGAATTACGGGACGTCAGGACCGGGGTTCCCGGCCTCACGACAGGCTCTGTGACAACGCCCCGCCGCAAAAGCGCCGCATTATACCCACGACAATTTCACCGGGTGGGCGGCTGGTCGGGGAAAAATCTGCTAACAATGGACAAGCCGTGATGCGCGGCTGCTGGGCGATAATGCCCGCCGAATCAGATTCTGGGAGTTTCCATGAGCAACGCTGCCACCCTGCCCGAAGGCGAAAAGATCCTCGTGGTCGATGACGACGCGCGCCTGCGCCGTCTGCTGGAGCGCTTCCTCGATGAGCAGGGTTACCGTGTCCGCGCCGTCGAAAACACCGAGCAGATGGACCGTCTGCTGGCCCGCGAGCTGTTCCAGCTGGTGGTGCTGGACCTGATGATGCCGGGCGAGGATGGCCTCTCGGCGTGCAAGCGCCTGCGCGAGTCGAACAACCAGATCCCGATCATCATGCTCACCGCCAAGGGCGACGAGACCAGCCGCATCTCGGGCCTGGAGCAGGGCGCCGACGACTACCTGGCCAAGCCGTTCAACCCGCGCGAGCTGCTGGCGCGGATCAAGGCCGTGCTGCGCCGCCAGGCGCCGCTGGTGCCGGGCGCGCCGGCGGGTGAGGACGAGATCGTCACCTTCGGCGACTACGAACTGCACCTGGCGACCCGCGAGCTGAAGAAGGGTGAGGAAGTGCACATGCTCACCACCGGTGAGTTCGCCGTGCTCAAGGCCCTGGTGCAGCACGCCCGCGAGCCGCTGACCCGCGACAAGCTGATGAACCTGGCCCGCGGCCGCGAATGGGACGCCCTGGAGCGCTCCATCGACGTGCAGATTTCCCGCCTGCGCCGGCTGATCGAGCCCGATCCGTCGAAGCCGCGCTACATCCAGACCGTCTGGGGCGTGGGCTACGTATTCGTGCCGGATGGCTCCGCGCGCAAGTGATTCAACCTGTAGGAGCGAGGGGGACGCCCTCGTTCTTGCTCGCGAACAATGCCTCGCGCCGATGCGGGTTCGCGAGCAAGCTCGCTCCTACAATTCGTGTTCCCTGGTAGTCCGTTCTTGAAAACACCCCTCTGGTTCCCGCAAAGCTTCTTCGCCCGCACCCTCTGGCTGGTGCTCATTGTCGTGCTGTTCTCCAAGGCACTGACCCTGGTCTACCTGCTGATGAACGAAGACATGCTGGTCGACCGCCAGTACAGCCACGGCGCAGCGCTGACCGTGCGCGCCTACTGGGCGGCCGATGAGAAATCGCGGGAGGCCATCGCCCAGTCCGCCGGGCTGAAGTGGGCGCCCCATGAGCAGGGGCAGCCGGAGGAAGTGCACTGGCCGTACACGGAAATCTTCCAGCGGCAGATGCGCATGGAGCTGGGCATCGATACCGAGACGCGCCTGCGCATCCATCATCCGTCGATGCTCTGGGTGCGCGCACCGACCCTGGGCGATGGCTGGATCGGTGTACCGCTCTATCCGCACCCACTGCGCGGCCAGCAGATCTGGAGCGTGCTGGGCTGGTTCCTCGGCATCGGCCTGTTGTCCACCGCGGCGGCGTGGATCTTCGTGCGGCAGCTCAGCCAGCCGCTCAAGCGCCTGGTCTTCGCCTCCCGCGAGTTCGGCAAGGGGCGCAGCGTGCGCCTGCCGCTGGGGCAGGAAACGCCCAGCGAGATGGCCGAGGTGTACCGCGCCTTCAACCAGATGGCCGACGATGTCGAGCAGGCCGGGCGCGAGCGCGAGCTGATGCTGGCCGGCGTCTCCCACGACTTGCGCACGCCATTGACGCGCCTGCGCCTGTCGCTGGAGCTGATGCCCGAAAGCGACCGCGAGATGGTCGAGGACATGGTGCGTGACATCGAGGACATGGATGCCATCCTCGACCAGTTCCTCGCCTTCATCCGCGATGGCCGCGACGAGCCGGTGGAGGAGGGTGACCTTGCCGACCTGATCCGCGAAGTCGCCGACGCCTTCAACCAGACCGGCAACCGCGTGCGTCTGTGCCTGGAGACGTTGCCGCTGTTCCGCTTCCGCCGCGTATCGATCAAGCGCCTGCTCGGCAACCTGATCGAGAACGGCCTCAACCACGGCGGCGGCAAGGTCGAAGTGGCGGCCCACGTCGCCGGTGGCGGCGGTGCGCCCTATGTGGTGCTCAGCGTGCTGGATCGTGGCGCGGGCGTCGATCCGCAGGAGCTGGACAACATCTTCAACCCCTTCTTCCGTGGCGACAAAGCGCGCGGCGGCAAGGGCACCGGCCTGGGGCTGGCGATCGTGAAGCGTATTGCCGAACAGCACGGTGGCAGCATCGAGCTGCGCAACCGCGAGGGCGGTGGCGTGGAAGCGCGCGTCTGCCTGCCGCTGGGCCTGCTGCTGCCGCGCGACGCGCATTGAGAGCCTGCTTGCGATCTGCTGCGCGTCGGCATAACTGCGTTGAGGCCAGCCGAGAAGTGCTCATTGGCTGCAGTCAACTTCGCTTTCTCAGCTGTCCTCGCCTTGTTCTGCTCTAGCTCGCGAGATCGTAAACAGACTCTAATCCCAGCGCAGGGACTTTCCTTCCAGCACCGCCTGGCGCCCGTAGGGCCAGGCGCGGTTGTGCGCGCCGTGGCCGCTGGGCAGGCCGTGGTAGAGCGGGACACCCAGCGTCGCGGCGTATTCGGCGAAGATTTCCTCCAGGCTGTGGGCCACGCCCTTGCGCGGGCAATCGGTGAAGGTGCCGAGACAGATCGCGCCCAGGCGCGCGCCGTTCAGGCTGTTGAGAAGCTGCCAGAGGCTGCGTTCGATGCGGTAGTAGGGCTCGCCGACGTCCTCGAGGATCAGGATCGCGCCGTCCGGCACGTACAGCGCGCCTACGGTGCCGGCCATGCAGGCCAGCGCGGTGAGGTTGCCGCCGATCAGCTCGCCTTCCACTGCGTTTTTCGGCCCGGCGAGGTGCTGAACCGCCAGCTTGCCGGGGCCGCCCGCCAGCACATGGCTGATCGATGCCAGCGACGCCAGGCGTTCGCGCTGTTCATTGGGCGCGCTCAGCGGCTGCAGGCCGAGCCCGGTGGCGACCATGCCGTGGATAGCCGGCAGACTCTGCTGATGGAAGGCGCTGAGCAGGATGGAAATGTCCGAGAAGCCGATCAGCGGGCGTGGTGAGGCAGCCTTGATGCGCTGCCAGTCCAGCTGGGGGATGAGTTGCCCACAGCCGTAGCCACCGCGCAGGCACCAGACGGCGCTGACGCCATCCAGTTCGAAGGCGGCGTGGAAGTCTTCCAGGCGTTGCTCCGGCGTGCCGGCCAGGTAGCGGTAGCGTGCGTCGGCGTGTTCCCCCAGGTAGTAGTC harbors:
- a CDS encoding Tex family protein, with amino-acid sequence MDSINTRIAEELSALPSGRVQPQQVAAAVALLDEGSTVPFIARYRKEVTGSLDDTQLRMLEERLRYLRELDERRGAILASIEEQGKLTPELAREINLADTKTRLEDLYLPYKQKRRTKGQIALEAGLGELADALFADPSLTPETEAARFVDAEKGFADTKAVLEGAKYILMERFAEDATLLDRLRSFLKDNATLTARMVPGKETEGAKFSDYFEHDEPLKNAPSHRALAIFRGRNEGILSVALKVGEELPGTSHPCEIMIGERFGIANQGRAADKWLSEVVRWTWKVKLYTHLETDLLGELREGADLEAINVFARNLHDLLLAAPAGPRATLGLDPGLRTGVKVAVVDATGKLLDTATVYPHVPKNQWDQTIAVLAALCAKHQVELIAIGNGTASRETDKLAAELIKKYPALKCTKIMVSEAGASVYSASELAAKEFPELDVSLRGAVSIARRLQDPLAELVKIEPKSIGVGQYQHDVSQLQLARSLDAVVEDCVNAVGVDVNTASAALLARISGLNSTLAQNIVAHRDANGAFKTRDELKKVSRLGEKTFEQAAGFLRVMNGDNPLDASAVHPETYPLVQRIAADTGRDVRSLIGDSGFLKRLDPKKFTDEQFGLPTVTDILKELDKPGRDPRPEFKTAEFQEGVESLKDLTPGMVLEGVVTNVTNFGAFVDIGVHQDGLVHISALSEKFVKDPYEVVKAGDIVKVKVMEVDIPRNRVGLSMRMGDTPGEKVEGPRGGGRPGNGAPRGERSAPRQQEKAPANNAMASLFANAKQLKKK
- a CDS encoding S66 peptidase family protein, translating into MPASRPHAELKWSPIEGRVALVAPASAIAEEVLEATLRQLEVQGIDYYLGEHADARYRYLAGTPEQRLEDFHAAFELDGVSAVWCLRGGYGCGQLIPQLDWQRIKAASPRPLIGFSDISILLSAFHQQSLPAIHGMVATGLGLQPLSAPNEQRERLASLASISHVLAGGPGKLAVQHLAGPKNAVEGELIGGNLTALACMAGTVGALYVPDGAILILEDVGEPYYRIERSLWQLLNSLNGARLGAICLGTFTDCPRKGVAHSLEEIFAEYAATLGVPLYHGLPSGHGAHNRAWPYGRQAVLEGKSLRWD
- a CDS encoding PaaI family thioesterase — encoded protein: MISRFSDTLGVQPIRVADGEAEVLLPMAEHLRNRGNVMHGGALFTLMDMTMGLACSSAHGFDRQSVTLECKINYIRAVAEGEVRCVAKVLHAGRRSLVVEADIHQGDKLVAKGQGTFAQL
- the ompR gene encoding two-component system response regulator OmpR, with protein sequence MSNAATLPEGEKILVVDDDARLRRLLERFLDEQGYRVRAVENTEQMDRLLARELFQLVVLDLMMPGEDGLSACKRLRESNNQIPIIMLTAKGDETSRISGLEQGADDYLAKPFNPRELLARIKAVLRRQAPLVPGAPAGEDEIVTFGDYELHLATRELKKGEEVHMLTTGEFAVLKALVQHAREPLTRDKLMNLARGREWDALERSIDVQISRLRRLIEPDPSKPRYIQTVWGVGYVFVPDGSARK
- a CDS encoding ATP-binding protein translates to MKTPLWFPQSFFARTLWLVLIVVLFSKALTLVYLLMNEDMLVDRQYSHGAALTVRAYWAADEKSREAIAQSAGLKWAPHEQGQPEEVHWPYTEIFQRQMRMELGIDTETRLRIHHPSMLWVRAPTLGDGWIGVPLYPHPLRGQQIWSVLGWFLGIGLLSTAAAWIFVRQLSQPLKRLVFASREFGKGRSVRLPLGQETPSEMAEVYRAFNQMADDVEQAGRERELMLAGVSHDLRTPLTRLRLSLELMPESDREMVEDMVRDIEDMDAILDQFLAFIRDGRDEPVEEGDLADLIREVADAFNQTGNRVRLCLETLPLFRFRRVSIKRLLGNLIENGLNHGGGKVEVAAHVAGGGGAPYVVLSVLDRGAGVDPQELDNIFNPFFRGDKARGGKGTGLGLAIVKRIAEQHGGSIELRNREGGGVEARVCLPLGLLLPRDAH